One genomic window of Mercenaria mercenaria strain notata chromosome 2, MADL_Memer_1, whole genome shotgun sequence includes the following:
- the LOC128549133 gene encoding UDP-galactopyranose mutase-like, which translates to MRFVSGGLFIFIVILFVLLTELKRDVFLPLIIRLEHDQNFDICVVGSGLSGSVIAERYAATTDKSILVMEKGSHIGGNCYDYIDNETKIRASIYGAHIFHTKYKHVWEYVQHFSGWVPYEHKVLALVKGKYVPIPVNIDTVNTLFNLDIKSVKEMNSWLKNEQVHYNRTLLNSEEMALSRVGLKLYELLFKSYTIKQWNKTPATLGPSVLARIPVRNNWDTRYFSDQFQALPKNGYTGFIKNMLKSPQIIIRLNMDYFDVRRSIKCEKTYFTGPFDRYYAIKGLAALEYRSLSFERQVIKDIDHFQPASVVNHPDPEDNFIRIVEYNWFPNQQYQSNDTIVFIERSTDNGEPYYPVPNKRNQDLYNRYKALASYDPYIHFLGRLANYKYFNMDEAIKNALEMFSNTVNSVLATT; encoded by the coding sequence ATGAGATTTGTGTCAGGaggtttatttatatttattgtaatattGTTCGTACTGTTGACTGAACTGAAAAGGGACGTTTTTCTACCTTTGATAATACGATTAGAGCATGATCAAAATTTTGATATATGTGTAGTTGGATCTGGCTTGTCCGGTTCAGTAATAGCGGAGAGATATGCTGCAACAACGGATAAATCCATTCTTGTCATGGAAAAAGGCAGTCACATTGGTGGAAACTGTTATGACTATATtgataatgaaacaaaaattcGTGCTTCAATATATGGTGCGcatatttttcatacaaaatacaaacatgtTTGGGAATATGTGCAACATTTTAGCGGATGGGTTCCATATGAACATAAAGTTCTAGCTCTGGTTAAGGGAAAATATGTTCCAATCCCAGTAAATATTGATACTGTTAATACATTATTTAACCttgatataaaatcagttaaGGAAATGAATTCATGGTTAAAAAATGAACAAGTACATTATAATCGTACACTTTTGAATTCGGAGGAAATGGCATTGTCTCGTGTAGGATTAAAGTTGTACGAGCTTTTGTTTAAATCATACACTATCAAGCAGTGGAATAAAACACCTGCTACATTAGGACCTTCGGTTTTGGCTCGTATCCCAGTAAGAAACAATTGGGACACTCGTTACTTTTCGGATCAGTTCCAGGCATTGCCGAAAAATGGCTATACAGGATTCATTAAGAATATGTTAAAATCACCGCAGATTATCATACGATTAAATATGGACTATTTTGACGTCAGAAGAAGCATCAAATGcgaaaaaacatattttactggACCATTTGACAGATATTACGCTATAAAGGGTTTAGCAGCACTGGAATATCGATCATTATCATTTGAACGTCAAGTTATAAAAGATATTGACCATTTCCAACCAGCTAGTGTTGTGAACCATCCTGATCCTGAAGATAATTTTATTCGAATTGTTGAATACAATTGGTTTCCTAATCAACAGTATCAGTCAAACGACACTATTGTGTTCATTGAACGTTCGACAGATAACGGTGAACCATATTATCCAGTTCCAAACAAAAGAAATCAAGACTTGTACAATCGTTATAAAGCACTTGCAAGTTATGATccttatattcattttcttgggCGTTTAGCaaactataaatatttcaatatggaTGAAGCAATTAAGAATGCATTGGAAATGTTTAGTAATACAGTAAACAGCGTTTTAGCTACCACCTAA